In Helianthus annuus cultivar XRQ/B chromosome 9, HanXRQr2.0-SUNRISE, whole genome shotgun sequence, the following are encoded in one genomic region:
- the LOC110876198 gene encoding nonsense-mediated mRNA decay protein 2-like: MEIERRELPSSDEFQRWPPMVSSSDVVVAGRWRNPLGGGCETEETEEVAGDIEDEDDDGDEDDAGCETEETEEVAGDIEDEDDDGDEDDAETEETEEVAGDIEDEDDDGDEDDAGMKDKHMSLWDLPSLLTSSFSPTPTHPHLLFISASSTPTATNPPSSTIITSRNQLI, encoded by the exons ATGGAGATAGAAAGGAGGGAGTTGCCCTCCTCCGACGAATTTCAGCGGTGGCCTCCAATGGTTTCTTCGAGTGATGTTGTGGTGGCAGGACGGTGGCGAAATCCGTTAGGGGGAGGCTGCG AAACCGAAGAAACCGAAGAAGTTGCAGGTGacattgaagatgaagatgatgatggtgatgaagatgatgcagGTTGTG AAACTGAAGAAACCGAAGAAGTTGCAGGTGacattgaagatgaagatgatgatggtgatgaagatgatgcag AAACCGAAGAAACCGAAGAAGTTGCAGGTGacattgaagatgaagatgatgatggtgatgaagatgatgcag GGATGAAAGATAAACACATGAGTTTGTGGGACCTACCATCTCTTTTAACTTCATCTTTCTCCCCAACCCCCACCCACCCACACCTCCTCTTCATCAGTGCATCTTCAACACCGACTGCCACCAATCCACCATCCTCCACCATAATAACCAGCAGAAACCAACTAATCTAG